The following coding sequences are from one Clarias gariepinus isolate MV-2021 ecotype Netherlands chromosome 19, CGAR_prim_01v2, whole genome shotgun sequence window:
- the slc31a2 gene encoding probable low affinity copper uptake protein 2: MQMFFEASSTVTLLFEFWSVNGPGGMFLSVVVVLLLTVFYEFLKVWSMVLVKRFEPLLDTSVPATCTTPPCSDSPVLKHTESTSSLPNSPSQVSLAPTENTTTPGLGTSTVERLLLHGVRTLLHIVQVVLGYMLMLCVMSYNVWIFLGVIVGSLLGYFIAYPLLGRYML, from the exons ATGCAGATGTTCTTCGAAGCTTCgagcactgtcactttgctcTTTGAATTCTGGAGTGTTAATGGACCTGGAG GAATGTTTCTCTCAGTCGTGGTGGTACTGCTGCTCACGGTATTTTACGAGTTCCTTAAGGTGTGGAGTATGGTTCTTGTAAAACGTTTTGAACCTCTTCTAGACACTTCTGTTCCTGCCACTTGCACAACTCCTCCCTGCTCAGATTCTCCAGTGCTTAAACATACAGAGAGCACTTCCTCATTACCCAACAGTCCTTCCCAAGTTTCTCTGGCTCCCACAGAGAATACAACTACCCCTGGTCTCGGCACTTCCACTGTTGAAAG GTTGCTTCTTCATGGGGTCAGGACACTACTGCATATTGTTCAGGTGGTTCTCGGATACATGCTCATGCTCTGCGTCATGTCCTACAACGTCTGGATATTCCTCGGAGTGATTGTTGGCTCTTTGTTAGGCTACTTCATTGCTTACCCGCTTTTGGGACGTTATATGTTGTAA